The region TCCTTGAAGGAGTGGCCGGTGATCTGCTCGATGAGCTTGCCCGCGATCCGGAAGCCGAGGGAGTTGTACTCCTGCTTGGTGCCGGGGGCGAAATGCGGGCCGGGCCACGAGCGGTCGGCGGGGCGCAGGGTGCCCTGGATGATCTCGTCGAAGGTCCGGTATGTGTATCGGTCGGCGATCGTCTCGTCGGCGCTTTCGGCGGGCTTGCCCTCGTCCACGTTCGGCAGGCCGCTGGTGTAGTTGACCAGCTCGCGGACGGTGATCGGCTGGAAGGTGTCCGGGAGCAGACCCGGCATGTAGTACTGGACGGTCTGGTCGAGGTCGATCCGTCCCTCGGCCGCGAGCTGGAGGATGACAGTGGTCTCGAAGACTTTGGAGATGCTGCCGGCGTGGAAGTGCGCGTTCTCCGGGATCTTGCGGCCGGTCTGGCTGTCCAGGGTGGAGCCCTTCCACAACTGGCCCGGCTCGCCGACCCGGACGATCGCACCGGCGGCGCCGTCGGTGGGCCGGGTCTGGATGGCGGCCTCCAGGGTGGCCGGGTTCAGTGCCGGAAAGGCCGTCGTGGCACTGGAGTTCGAGCCACTCGCGGCGAAGGCCTGGGTGTCCGATCCAGCGGTGAGGCCGACGAGGGCGGAGCAGGCCACGGCGAGGGTGGCGGCACGACAGGCGAGGGGCTTCATGGTGAGACTCCGTGAGATCGGCTTGGCTGAGCGGTCCTTGCGACGTGATCAACCCTGCTCAGCCGCCCGGGCTCCGGGTATCGGGATCAACCCTGACCCGCCCCTGAGCCGCCCCCCACCTGACCTGCGCACCATGCCAGCAACACACTACACATATTCATCGAACTTAAGGCGCAGGGCACTAGGGCATCTGCTCGCGCACGGTCGACAGAGATCTCAAACGCGGTCTGAAGCGGATAGCGACGATTTCGAGGGCCGTCCCTGCCTGCAGGGCGGGGGAAATAGCCAGGTTCAGCAGCAGGGGATGTGCGTCCGCAAGTACCCCGTGGCAAGCGGGTCCTGTCCAGCTGGGTCGCCGGGACACGCATAGGGACAGCTGGCAAGGGAGAGGGGCATGGGCAGGACCTGCGCCTCTCAGGTCCTGTGCATTGCCGTCGGAGGCTTGATGAGGGCGCTTCAGGGCGACGGCCTGTAGAGCAGCGCTGTGTGGTCCAGGGGTGCGCAGCACTGCACCGGGCCGTGGGTGAGGTACGGCTGCCTGGACGGCCCCGAGACGCAGGCAGGGACGAGGACATCCTCGGCGCGGCCCGGGAGGCCCTCCTGCGCGCCGGTTAATTAGACGCTCTTCTGACCAGCGAGTTCGTACCTAGCAGCAGCGGGCTCAGCGGTTTCTCAGTCTCAGATCTGTGTCATTTCCTCACCGGCCGCGCTCAGATCGAGCGGCGCATCGAGACGCTCGTCTGGAACCAGGACGCTGTCCATCCCTACCTGTCAGCTCGTGTGGAGAACGGAGTGGAGTGCCTTGTCGATCGTGGGGTGGCCGAAGGTGAAGCCCGCCTTGTGCAGGGCCGCAGGGACGGCGCGGCAACTGCCTGTGATGCCCGCGGCGAACTCGCCGAGCGCCACTCTGAGGGCGAAGGCAGGAACGGAGGCGATCGTCGGGCGATGAAGGGCGCGGCCCATCGCTCGCGTGATCTCGCGGTTCGTCAGTGGTTCGGGGGCTGTGAAGTTGACGGGGCCTGTGAGCGTCTCGTCGTCGATCGCGAAGCGCAGTGCCCCGATGTGGTCGGTCAGCGAGATGAACGGCCAGTACTGGTCGCCGGAGCCGAGCCGGCCGCCCAGGCCGAAGCGGAAGAGCGGGAAGAGCCTGCCGAAGGCGCCGCCTTTGGCGGAGACCACCAGGCCGGTGCGGGGGTGCACCACCCGGATGCCCGCCTCTCGGGCAGTGTCTGCGGCGGCCTCCCAGTCGACGCAGACGGCAGCCAGGAAGTCGTCCCCGGGTGGCGCGCTCTCCTCGATCGTCCGGTCGCCGGTGCCGCCGTAGTAACCAGTCGCGGATGCGGAGACAAGGACGCGGGGTGGGGTGGACGATTCGGCGCAGGCCCGCGCGATGGTCCGGGTTCCCAGTGCGCGGCTGCGGCGGATCTCCTCCTTGTACGCGGCGCTCCAGCGCTTGTCTCCGACCCCGGCGCCGGCCAGGTGCACGACGGCGTCCACAGTGTCCAGCGCACCGGGCTGGACGTGGCCTCCGATCGGATCCCATTGCGCCGCCTCGCTGCCGTCCCCCGCGGGGCGCGCCGACCGGTCGCGGACGAGGCGAACGACCTGGTGGCCGTCGGTGAGGAGCGAGTGGGTGAGGGCGGATCCGATGAGTCCGGTGGACCCGGTGATCGCGACGCGCATGGCGTTCTCCCGAACGGGCTTGGGCAGGTGGCCTTGTGGCCACCCGGGATGGTTGTCGGACTTCGAGGTTCTCGGAGTCAGCGGCGATGCCACGGCAGGGCCGACGGGTAGGCGTCCTCCTCGCCGGCCTGCTTGAGGGATGCGACCACGGTGGCGGTGATGGTGGCGAGCTGCTCCACCTGTTCAGGGCTGAGGGCGTCGAACACCACGCGGCGGACGGCAGCCACATGGCCGGGGGCGGCCTTGGCCATCAACTCCATGCCGGCCTCGGTGAGTTCGGCCAGCTGTCCCCGTCCGTCGGCCGGATCCTCCCGGCGCCGCACGTAGCCCGACTCCTCCAGGCGGATCACCGCGCGCGTGAGGCGGCTGCGGGTGAACTTCAACTGCTCGGCGAGCAAGGACATCCCCAGGGCGCGGTCGGGTGCCACGGACAGGCGGGCCAGGAGGCTGTAGTCCGCGTGCGTCGTGGCCGCGTCGCGCCGCAACTGCTGATCGAGGTAGTCGCTCAGCAGCGTCGAGCAGTCGAGGAAGTTGATCCAGGCTCGCAGCTCTTCGGGAGTGAGCCACCGGGGGGATGTCATGGCGGCCACTCTAACCGAGATGTTTGCCTGATCAAACATTTCGGGGGTAGCGTCTCCAGTGTTTGAGGAATCAAACGCCTTCCTTTCTGGCGCTGCGCCTGTCGTTCTTGAGCTCTCCGCAGGAGGTCCCCATGTCCGGTTCCGTCCCCGAAGCCGTATCGTCCGCCCCGCCCGCGCCGCGCTCCCGCGGCCTGACCGTGGTCGCGGGGCTTCTCGCGGCGGCTGTCGTGGCCGTCCTCGGAAACGTGGTGGTCGCATTCCTCGCCCACGCGGCGGGGGCGTCGGAAGATTTCGATCCGCTGCACCTCTCCGCGTACGCGCCGCTGACGGTGTTCGGCGTCGTCCTTGGCGCCATCGGCTGGGCGGTCGTCCGTCGTGTCGCCAAGAACCCGGCGGGGCTGCTGCGGTGGCTGGTGCCCGTGCTCGTGGTCGTGTCGTTCGCGCCCGACCTGTCCCTGCTCGGTGGCGGTACGCCCGGCAGTGGGCCGCTGGCCGTCGCTGCGCTGATGGTGATGCATGTGGTGGTCGCGGTCGTCGCCGTCGCCGCCTATCGGCGCGTCCTGCCGCTGCCTGTCCGCTGACGCTACCTGGCGTGCGCGACCGTGCCGGCTGCCGGCTGCGGGCGGTGTCCCGGGGGCCGGGACGACCGAGTTCCGGGACACCGCTGTTCGCGCGCAGGACCGGCCGTGCACGTCTTCCGTCCGCGTGACAGTTGCCCACCCCATCCACCGCGTGGATAACCCGGATACGGGATTCGGATTGCGCTGGGGATGGCACCGGCGCCTTGGCGCCCCCATAGTCGTCGCTACCGCACGCCGCTGTCCGGACGCTGCCGGCGTGCGAGTTCCCCCAGCATGCCGGGCGCCGTCGGTGCCCGTGAGGCATGCCCGCTCCCTTACGCCGTCCCCTGGAGTCGCCATGCCCGGTTCCGTGCCCCCGCCGCCTCCCGCCGCGGTCGATGCCACCGCTCCGTCAGCCGTCGCCGAGTCGGGCCCGGCGCATCTGTTGCGGGTGACCCTTCTGATGGCGGGCAGCTGTCTGCCGATCCTGGGGGCGGTGCTGATCGCCCCGGTGCTGCCGAAGATGCAGGACCACTTCGCGTCGGTCCCGGGGGCCAAAGCGCTGGTGCCCCTCGCGCTGACCGTTCCGGCGCTGGCGCTGGCGCTGCTGGCCCCGTTCGCCGGTGTGATCGTGGACCGGGTGGGCCGCAAGCGCCTGCTGATCGTGGCCACTCTCCTGTACGCCGTGTTCGGCACGGCTCCGCTCTGGCTGGACTCGCTGGGCGGCATCATCGCCAGCCGCGCCCTGGTCGGAGTCGCCGAGGCCGCGATCATGACCTGCTGCACGACCCTGATCGGCGACTACTACAGCGGTCACCGGCGGGTGAAGTACCTCGCCCTGCAGACCATGTGCGCCTCCGCGTCGGCCACCGTCTTCTTCGTGCTCGGCGGCGCCGCCGGATCAGCGGGCTGGCGCGTGCCCTTCTGGGTCTACGCCGTGAGCCTGGTGCTCGCCCCGCTGATGGCAACCGCCCTGCCCAACCCGGCGGTCCGTGCGGACGGTGACGAGACTCCGGCCGAGACGGAGGCCCGCCGCTCGTTCCCCTGGCGGCAGTTGGGCGGCATCTGTGCCCTCACCTTCTTCGGGGCGATGGTCTTCTACACCGTCCCGGTAGAGATGTCGTACCTGCTCGACGACCTCGGGGTGGAGAACACCGGCGTGATCGGACTGGCCACCGCGATCGCCAGTGCCGCCACCGTGGGCGGAGCGGTCACCTTCGCCCGGCTCAAGCGTTCTCCCGACCCGATGCTGCCCGTCGTTCTCGCGGTCTGCGCGGTCGGCTTCGGCGTGATGTTCCTCGCGGGCAACGCCCCGCTGCTGGTCATCGGGGCGGTCGTCAACTGTGTGGGCACCGGCATGCTGCTGCCCGCCCTTCTCACCAGTGCCATGTCCCGCCTGGCGTTCGAGGACCGCGGCCGCGGCACGGGGTTGTGGATGGCGGCTTTCTTCGGCGGTGAGTTCGTCTGCCCGCTGGTGCTGCTCGCCGGGGAGTCTGCCGTCGGCACGCTCGCCGGTGCGGTGGGCGTGCTGGGGCTGGCCGCCGCCCTCGTCGCGGCGGGGCTGTGGGCGGCCCGCCGCCGGGTGGGCGCCGTCGATCCCCGGCCGTTGCCGGAGCAGTTGGCCTGACGGTGCGCAGGACGACCGCCGAGAGCGCGTCGATCACGGGCTGCCGCCGGGTCCGGTCAGAGCCGGCCCGGCGGCAGCCCCGCGCTCCGGTCGACGGGCACGGCCTTCCCCGGGCCCTTGCCATTGCCGTAGCCGTTGCCCGCCAGCGTCGCGCCCACCTCCGCGGCCTTCTGCCGCAGCCAGATGTGGCCCGCGTCCTGCGCGTGCACCGGGTGCCACCACATCGCCTCCCGCACCGGCACCGCCTCGAAGGGGCAGGGCAGGACACGCACCGCGGCGGATCGGACCGCCTTGCGCGCCAGGCGCTCCTGGATCATCGCGACCCGACGGGTGCCCTCGACCATGAGGGGCAGCAGCTGGAAGGTCTGCACGGACACCTCCACCTGGGGACTGATCCCTATCATGCTGAGCTGGCGGGCCGCCGGGGCGTCGTAAGGACGCTGGTAGACGGCCCAGGGCAGACGCCCCAGCTGGTCCAGGGTGAGTTCGTCACCGACCTCGGGGTGGTCGTCGGCGACCAGGCACAGCCAGCGGTCCTGGTGGAGGTCGACGGCGGGCAAGCCGTCGATGACGCCGTGCGGCATCAGCAGTCCGTCGACGGTGCTCAGCACCGTGGCGGTGTTCTCCACGACGGACGGTGCCGGGTGCTGGAAGGTGAGCCGGATGCCGGGCGCCTCCTCGTGCAGGGTGCGAGCGAGTGCGGCACCGAACACGGCCGCCCCGTAGTCGGAGGCGAGCAGGGTGAACTCGCGGCTCTCCGCGGCCGGGTCGAAGTCGGCCTGGCTGGCGAAGACCCGCTCCAGCAGGTCGCACGCGGTGGCGCTGCGCTCGCGCAAGGCGGCGCCGAGCGGGGTCAGCTCGTAGGCGTTGCCGGTGCGGGCGAGCAATTCGTCGTCGAAATGGCGGCGCAGCCGGGACAGCGCAGCGCTCATGGCGGGCTGGCTGAGGCCGATGCGCTCGCCGGCCCTGGTGACGTTGCGCTCCTCCAGCAGCGCGCGCAGGGCGAGGACCAGATTGAGGTCGAGTCGGGACAGGTTCACCGGGCAATCACCTAACAGCGAGAGTCATCCACGACATGGATATGGCGCATCCACAGGATTAATTTCCGTGATTGGTCGATCGGGGTCACAGTAGACCCCATCCCAGCAGGAGGAAATCTGATGGCAACGCTCGCGCAACCTGCCGGCCCGTTCGTGCTCGGCACGTTCGCACTTCCGGACGGAGAACCGTTCCCCGGTCTGCTGGCCAGGGGCCGGGTTCTCGACCTGACCACAGCCCTGACCTGGGCGCCGTCCAGCGTGCGTGCCGTGGTGGAGCGCTGGGAGGAGGCCCTGCCCGTGCTGCACGCCCTGGCGGACGAGCCGGCCCTGGACTGGCGACCGCTGGAGGGCCTGCGGGTGCACGCCCCGCTGGAGCCGCGCCAGATCTTCCAGTCCGGCGCGAACTACCGGCAGCACGTGATCGACCTGGAGGTCGCCCACCGCTCCCCCGACGACCCGCGCACGGTCGAGGAGGCGCGCGAGGAGATCGCCGCGGTCATGGACCGCCGGGCCGCCGAGGACCTGCCCTACGTGTTCATCGGTCTGCCGAGCGCGATCACCGGCCCGTACGACGATGTCGTCCTGCCCTCCTGGGCCGAACAGCCGGACTGGGAGCTGGAGTTGGCGGCCGTCATTGCCAAGCCTGCCTACCAGGTGACGGTCGAGGAGGCCCTGCAGTACGTCGCCGGGTACACGATCGCCAACGATCTCACCGACCGTGCCACCGTCTTCCGCCGGGACATGAAGGCCATCGGCACCGACTGGCTGCGCAGCAAGAACGCCCCCGGCTTCACCCCGCTGGGCCCGTGGCTCGTTCCGGCCGGGTCCATCGCCGACCCCGGTGACCTGCGGGTCACGCTCAGGCTGAACGGCGAGATCATGCAGGACGAGTCCACCAAGGACATGCTGTTCGGGGTCGCGCGCCTGGTGTCGTACATCTCCCGGACGGCCCAACTCCTGCCCGGTGACCTGGTGTTGACCGGCAGCCCGGCCGGAAACGGCATGCACTGGGGACGGTTGCTGCGCGACGGCGACGTGATGGAGGGGTCCATCACGGGTCTGGGTGCGCAGCGCACCCGATGCGTCGGGGAAGCCTCGTGAACCGCCACGACCCCGAGGGCGCGATCGCCGAGGCCGCCAAGGCGTACTCCAACTGGGGGCGCTGGGGCGAGGACGATGTGCTCGGCACGCTGAACTTCCTCGACGAGGCCAAGCGCCGCGAGGGCGCTGCGCTGGTGCGGCGGGGTGTGAGCTTCTCGCTCTCGCAGCGGTTCGACATGAATGGCCCGCAGAAGGGCTGGCGTCGGCGGACCAACCCCGTGCACACGATGCTCGACACCGGGACCGACGCGGCCCTGGGCAACCAGGGCTTCCCGCACGGCATCGGCGGCGCCGACGACGTGATCGCCATGCCGTTGCAGTGCTCCACCCAGTGGGACGGGCTCGGGCACATCTTCGACCACGGTTTCGCCTGGAACGGGCGGCGCGCCGACAAGGTCGTCACCTCCGACGGCGACCTCGTCACCGGCATCGAGCACATGGCCCCGTACGTCGCCGGGCGTGGGGTGCTCCTGGATGTGGGCCAAGTGGTTGGAGCCGACGGCGAGTTGGCGGACGGCTTCGCCGTCACCGCGGAGCACCTGACCGCGACCGCCGAGGCCCACGGGGTGAGCGTCGGCCGCGGCGACATCGTCCTCGTCCGCACCGGACATCTCGCCCGCGCCCGGCGGGACGGCTGGGGCGACTACGCGGGCGGGCCCGCGCCCGGCCTGTCGTTCACCACCGCCGGCTGGCTGCACGGCAGCGAGATCGCCGCTATCGCCACCGACACCTGGGGCTTCGAGGTACGGCCCAACGAGTTCGAGGACGCCTTCCAGCCGCTGCACCAGGTCGTCATCCCCAACATGGGCCTGCTCATAGGCGAGATGTGGGACCTCGACGCCCTCGCCGCGGACTGCGCGGACGACGGCGTGTACGAGTTCTGGCTCACCGCCGCGCCCCTGCCCATCACCGGAGCCGTCGGCTCCCCGGTCAACCCCATCGCCGTCAAATAGCCCGCACAGCTGCCGGATGCGCCCCTCCCCGGACAGCAGCGGCGCATCCGGCCCCCACCGCTCCACCCGCTCCGCACCCCCGTCCCCACCCCTGGTCCGCACTCGCAGCGGGCGAGCCGCAGCCCACGCCGCCCGAAGTCGCGCGGCCCAACCCCGGAGGTATCCCCGACATGGCTGACAGCCCCACCAGCCCCGCCCGTTCCATCCTGGTCATCGGCGGCGGCGCCGCAGGCAACGCCATCACCGTCCTGCTGCGCCGTGCCGGCATCGCCGTCGACCTGATCGAGGCCAGGCCCGACTGGAACGCCACCACCGGCTCCGGCATCACCCTCCAGGGCAACGCCCTGCGGGTCCTGCGCGAACTGGGCGTGTGGGAACAGGTGGAAGCCTCCGGATACGCCTTCGGCTCGCTGGGCGTGACCGCCCCCGACGGCTCCGTCCTGTTCGTCGCCGAGGACATCCAGACCGGCGGAAAGGACCTGCCCGCCACCATCGGCATGCAGCGCCCCCAACTGCAGCAGATCCTCATCGACGCGGTCCGCGCCTCCGGCGCCGACGTTCGCCTCGGCATCACCGCCGAAGCGCTGGAGCAGGACGCCGACGGTGTGTCGGTGCGCTTCAGCGACGGCAGCGAGGGCCGCTACGACCTGGTGATCGGCGCCGACGGACTCAACTCCGCCACCCGCGCCGCGATCGGCATCACGGACAAACCCGAGCCGACCGGCATGGCCATCTGGCGCATCGCCGCCCCGCGGCCCGAGAGCGTGACACGCACCGACCTCGCCTACGGCGGCCCCGCCTACATCGCCGGCTACTGCCCCACCAGCGAGAACACCATCTACGCGTACGTCGTCGAAGCGTGCCGCGACCGCACCTCCATCGACCCGGCCACCTACGCCGACGAGATGCGCCGCCTGGCGCAGAGCTACGGCGGGGTCTGGCCGGAGATCACCGAGCACATCACCGACCCGAAGAAGGTCAACTACACCTGGTTCGACCGCCTGCTGGTCGAGGACTCCTGGCACCGGGGCCGGGTCGTGCTGATCGGCGACGCCGCCCACTGCTGCCCGCCCACCTTGGCCCAGGGCGCGGCGATGTCACTGGAGGACGCCCTCGTCCTCGCCGAGCTGCTCACCAGCGGACGGGAGTGGGACGACGAGCTGCTCCAGGCCTACTACGACCGCCGCATTCCCCGGGTGCGCGCCGTCGTCGCGGGGTCCATGCAGATCGGCCAGTGGCAGCTGGACGGTGTGCGCGACGCCGACATGGCCGGGCTGGTCGGCCGCACCATGAACCTCCTCAAGGAGCGCCCGTGACCACCACCGCATCCCCGACCAT is a window of Streptomyces mirabilis DNA encoding:
- a CDS encoding fumarylacetoacetate hydrolase family protein — its product is MATLAQPAGPFVLGTFALPDGEPFPGLLARGRVLDLTTALTWAPSSVRAVVERWEEALPVLHALADEPALDWRPLEGLRVHAPLEPRQIFQSGANYRQHVIDLEVAHRSPDDPRTVEEAREEIAAVMDRRAAEDLPYVFIGLPSAITGPYDDVVLPSWAEQPDWELELAAVIAKPAYQVTVEEALQYVAGYTIANDLTDRATVFRRDMKAIGTDWLRSKNAPGFTPLGPWLVPAGSIADPGDLRVTLRLNGEIMQDESTKDMLFGVARLVSYISRTAQLLPGDLVLTGSPAGNGMHWGRLLRDGDVMEGSITGLGAQRTRCVGEAS
- a CDS encoding MarR family winged helix-turn-helix transcriptional regulator is translated as MTSPRWLTPEELRAWINFLDCSTLLSDYLDQQLRRDAATTHADYSLLARLSVAPDRALGMSLLAEQLKFTRSRLTRAVIRLEESGYVRRREDPADGRGQLAELTEAGMELMAKAAPGHVAAVRRVVFDALSPEQVEQLATITATVVASLKQAGEEDAYPSALPWHRR
- a CDS encoding DUF6069 family protein; translated protein: MSGSVPEAVSSAPPAPRSRGLTVVAGLLAAAVVAVLGNVVVAFLAHAAGASEDFDPLHLSAYAPLTVFGVVLGAIGWAVVRRVAKNPAGLLRWLVPVLVVVSFAPDLSLLGGGTPGSGPLAVAALMVMHVVVAVVAVAAYRRVLPLPVR
- a CDS encoding TIGR01777 family oxidoreductase, whose product is MRVAITGSTGLIGSALTHSLLTDGHQVVRLVRDRSARPAGDGSEAAQWDPIGGHVQPGALDTVDAVVHLAGAGVGDKRWSAAYKEEIRRSRALGTRTIARACAESSTPPRVLVSASATGYYGGTGDRTIEESAPPGDDFLAAVCVDWEAAADTAREAGIRVVHPRTGLVVSAKGGAFGRLFPLFRFGLGGRLGSGDQYWPFISLTDHIGALRFAIDDETLTGPVNFTAPEPLTNREITRAMGRALHRPTIASVPAFALRVALGEFAAGITGSCRAVPAALHKAGFTFGHPTIDKALHSVLHTS
- a CDS encoding serine hydrolase domain-containing protein is translated as MKPLACRAATLAVACSALVGLTAGSDTQAFAASGSNSSATTAFPALNPATLEAAIQTRPTDGAAGAIVRVGEPGQLWKGSTLDSQTGRKIPENAHFHAGSISKVFETTVILQLAAEGRIDLDQTVQYYMPGLLPDTFQPITVRELVNYTSGLPNVDEGKPAESADETIADRYTYRTFDEIIQGTLRPADRSWPGPHFAPGTKQEYNSLGFRIAGKLIEQITGHSFKEEVTDRILEPVHLDQTSVPEGDPEMPRPYLHGYMTNSQGNAVDVSEQGGDPSNMISTPADLDHFITALLQGRLLPAAQQNELFTLPKDNEGKLVPFVGGSSCNKVACFGAGLMSTPLPNGTVLWGKTGHDDGYANGMFATRDLSVRAVYSVSNLGLDFGASTPLSNRLLGAVLTPAV
- a CDS encoding FAD-dependent oxidoreductase; this encodes MADSPTSPARSILVIGGGAAGNAITVLLRRAGIAVDLIEARPDWNATTGSGITLQGNALRVLRELGVWEQVEASGYAFGSLGVTAPDGSVLFVAEDIQTGGKDLPATIGMQRPQLQQILIDAVRASGADVRLGITAEALEQDADGVSVRFSDGSEGRYDLVIGADGLNSATRAAIGITDKPEPTGMAIWRIAAPRPESVTRTDLAYGGPAYIAGYCPTSENTIYAYVVEACRDRTSIDPATYADEMRRLAQSYGGVWPEITEHITDPKKVNYTWFDRLLVEDSWHRGRVVLIGDAAHCCPPTLAQGAAMSLEDALVLAELLTSGREWDDELLQAYYDRRIPRVRAVVAGSMQIGQWQLDGVRDADMAGLVGRTMNLLKERP
- a CDS encoding LysR family transcriptional regulator, translating into MNLSRLDLNLVLALRALLEERNVTRAGERIGLSQPAMSAALSRLRRHFDDELLARTGNAYELTPLGAALRERSATACDLLERVFASQADFDPAAESREFTLLASDYGAAVFGAALARTLHEEAPGIRLTFQHPAPSVVENTATVLSTVDGLLMPHGVIDGLPAVDLHQDRWLCLVADDHPEVGDELTLDQLGRLPWAVYQRPYDAPAARQLSMIGISPQVEVSVQTFQLLPLMVEGTRRVAMIQERLARKAVRSAAVRVLPCPFEAVPVREAMWWHPVHAQDAGHIWLRQKAAEVGATLAGNGYGNGKGPGKAVPVDRSAGLPPGRL
- a CDS encoding MFS transporter → MPGSVPPPPPAAVDATAPSAVAESGPAHLLRVTLLMAGSCLPILGAVLIAPVLPKMQDHFASVPGAKALVPLALTVPALALALLAPFAGVIVDRVGRKRLLIVATLLYAVFGTAPLWLDSLGGIIASRALVGVAEAAIMTCCTTLIGDYYSGHRRVKYLALQTMCASASATVFFVLGGAAGSAGWRVPFWVYAVSLVLAPLMATALPNPAVRADGDETPAETEARRSFPWRQLGGICALTFFGAMVFYTVPVEMSYLLDDLGVENTGVIGLATAIASAATVGGAVTFARLKRSPDPMLPVVLAVCAVGFGVMFLAGNAPLLVIGAVVNCVGTGMLLPALLTSAMSRLAFEDRGRGTGLWMAAFFGGEFVCPLVLLAGESAVGTLAGAVGVLGLAAALVAAGLWAARRRVGAVDPRPLPEQLA
- a CDS encoding cyclase family protein; amino-acid sequence: MRRGSLVNRHDPEGAIAEAAKAYSNWGRWGEDDVLGTLNFLDEAKRREGAALVRRGVSFSLSQRFDMNGPQKGWRRRTNPVHTMLDTGTDAALGNQGFPHGIGGADDVIAMPLQCSTQWDGLGHIFDHGFAWNGRRADKVVTSDGDLVTGIEHMAPYVAGRGVLLDVGQVVGADGELADGFAVTAEHLTATAEAHGVSVGRGDIVLVRTGHLARARRDGWGDYAGGPAPGLSFTTAGWLHGSEIAAIATDTWGFEVRPNEFEDAFQPLHQVVIPNMGLLIGEMWDLDALAADCADDGVYEFWLTAAPLPITGAVGSPVNPIAVK